CCAGCACCGAGGCGCGCATGGTCTTGACCAGCTCGTAGGGCGCCTCGGGCGAACTGAGGGCACTGGCGTCGATGCGCACGCAGCCTGCGTCGTCGCGCTCGGCCTGAACCCCCATGTTGCGGACCAGCTTGAGCATGGTGGCCACGTCCTGCAGCCGCGGCACGTTCTGCAGCGTCACCGGCTCCGCCGTCAGCAGCGCGGCGCACAGCTCGGGCAGCGCCGCGTTCTTGGCGCCGGAAATGCGGACCTCGCCGCGCAAGGGGCGGCCGCCGCGGATCAGCAGCTTGTCCATGACGCCTCCGACCGGGGGGTCACCATGTCACTCGCCGCGGCGCGCGGCCCACTCGGCCGGCGTCAGGGTGGTCATGGACAGGGCATGCACCTCGTCCGTCTCCATCTTGCCGCCGAGCGAGGCATAGACCCGCTGGTGGCGCTGGATCGGCCGCTTGCCCTCGAACTCGGCCGAGACGATCAGCGCCGACCAGTGGCGGCCGTCGCCCTCGACTTGGAGGTGTTCGCAGGGCAGCCCGGAGGCGATGAGGTTGCGCAGGTCGTCGGCAGTCATGGCAGTCATCCGCGGATCTTGTAGCCGATGCGAAGCAGGTGCACGGCGATGGCGCTGACCGCCAGCATGGCACTGCCCACGACGGCCAGGCTCAGCCAGGGCGAGACGTCGCTGACGCCGAAGAACCCGTAGCGGAAGCCATCGATCATGTAGAAAAAGGGGTTGAGGCGGCTCACCGCCTGCCAGAACGGCGGCAGCGAGTGGATGGAATAAAACACGCCCGACAGGAAGGTCATGGGCATGATGATGAAGTTCTGGAAGGCCGCCATCTGGTCGAACTTCTCGGCCCACAGCCCGGCGATCAGGCCCAGCGCACCCAGCATCCCGGCTCCCAGCAGGGCGAACACCAGGATCCACAGCGGCGCCACGAAACCGGGTTGCACGAACCAGGCGGTGACCAGCAGCACCCCGCCGCCGACCGCCAGCCCGCGCGCCACCGAGGAGCCGACGTAGGCGACGAACCAGCTCCAGTGCGACAGCGGCGTCAGCAGCACGAACACCAGGTTGCCCATGATCTTGCTCTGGATCAGGGACGACGAGCTGTTGGCGAACGCGTTCTGCAGCACGCTCATCATCACCAGGCCGGGCACCAGGAAGGCGGTGTAGCCGATCCGGTCGTAGACCTTGACCTGGTCCTGCAGCACGTGACCGAAGATCAGCAGGTACAGCATGGCCGTCATGATGGGCGCGGCCACGGTCTGGAACCCCACTTTCCAGAAGCGCAGGATCTCCTTGTACAGCAGGGTCTGCCAGCCGCCCAGCGCCGGCACGCTGCCGCGCTGGACCGTGCGCTGCGCGCCCTCGGGCGGGGGAATGGTCTTCATGCCGGCACCTGCTCGCCGCGGGCGGCCATCACGTCGAGGAACACGTCCTCGAGGTCGGCCTTGCGGATCTCCACGTCCTCGACCCGCAGGCCAGCGCGCCGGATGGTGGCGAGGTAGTCCTCGATCTGGTTGGCGTCGTGCGCGGGCAACTGCACGATGCGGCCGGTGACACGCGCCTTCTGCGCGAACTCGGCCGGCAATGCGCTGTCCAGCTTGAAGCGCAGCACGTTGCTGGACGCCGAGCGCAGCAGGTCGCTGGTGCGCTCCAGCGCCACCACCCGCCCGGCCTTGAGCATGGCGATGCGCCCGCACAGGGCCTCGGCTTCCTCCAGGTAGTGCGTGGTCAGCAGCACGGTGTGGCCCTGCCGGTTCAGGCGGGCGATGAATTGCCACAGGGTCTGGCGCAGCTCCACGTCGACGCCGGCGGTCGGCTCGTCCAGCACGATCACCGGCGGCTTGTGCACCAGGGCCTGGGCCACCAGGACACGCCGCTTCATGCCGCCCGAGAGCTGGCGCATGTTGGCGTTGGCCTTGTCGGCCAGCCCCAGGCTGTCCAGCAGCTCGGAGATCCAGGCGTCGTTGTTGCGCACGCCGAAATAGCCCGACTGGATGCGCAGCGCCTCGCGCACCGTGAAGAACGGATCGAACACCAGCTCCTGCGGCACGATGCCGAGCTGGCGGCGCGCCTGCGCATAGTCGGCCTGGACGTCGAAGCCGCGCACCGCCACGTGGCCGGAACTGGCCCGCGACAGGCCGGCCAGGATGCTGATCAGGGTGGTTTTGCCGGCGCCGTTGGGGCCCAGCAGGCCGAAGAACTCGCCTTCCTCGATGTCGAATGCCACCCGGTCGAGGGCGGTGAAGCTGCCGCGCGGCGATGCAAAGATCTTGCTGACGGACTGGAACGAGATGGCGGGCATGGGAAGCCCGCCATTTTAGGCGGCGGGGCCCGGGGCTGCCGCCGGGCCGCCGGATGACCCGTCAGGCCGATGCCGCAGCGGGGGCCGGCGGCGCGGCCAGCAGCTCCGACACCCCGTACACGCCCGCCAGTTCCCGCAGCCGCGGGGGCATGTGGGCCACGCTGAAGCCCTTGCCCAGGGCCAGCGCCTCGCGCCGGCATTCCAGCAGCACCGCCAGCGCCGACGAATCGAACCGCTGCAGGGCCGCGGCGTCGGCCACCGCCTGCTGCTGCGGTTCGGCGCGCAGGGCCTGCGCCAGCATGCGCGAGCAGGCCGGCGCCTGGTCGTGGGTCAGTTCGACGGGCAGAACCAGCATGGGCGGACTTTCGTTTCAGCTCTTGCGTGCCGCGCCGCCCGCGTTGGCCTTGTTGCGGTCGGCCAAGGCGGCGATCAGGCCGTCGATGCCGTTGGCGCTGATCTCCTGGGCGAACTGGCTGCGGTAGGTATCGACCAGCCACACCCCCAGCACGTTCAGGTTGTAGATCTTCCAGCCGGCACCCTGGCCAGGCGTCTTCTCGAGCCGGTAGTCGAGCTGGATCGGGTCGCCGCGGCCGCGCACCTCGCTGCGCACCACCACCTCGCGGTCTTCAGGTGCGGCACGCAGCGGCTTGACCGTGATGGTCTGGTCGTTCACCTGGGACAGGGCCCCCGAGTAGGTGCGCACCAGCAGCGTCTTGAACTGCTCCTGCAGCTTCTGGCGCTGCTCGGGCGTGGCCTGGCGCCAGGCCGGGCCGACCGCCGAGGCGGTCATGCGCTGGAAGTTCACGTTCGGCATGATCTTGCTGTCGACCAGCGCCATGACCTTGTCGACGTCGCCCGCCTGAATCGACTTGTCGGACTTGATGGCGGCCAGGGTTTCGTCCGACAGCCGCTTGATCAGCGCATCGGGCGCCTCGTCGGCGGCGCGCGCCAGCGGCGCGAAGCCGCCCAGCAGGCCCGCCGCGGCCAGCGCAGCCGCTGCGCGGCCGAGAGAACGTCTTTGCATCTTTCCGGTTCCTTTCCTGGGTGCAGGGCGCCGGGGCCCCCTGCGGTTCGGGTTGGAACCCGGCCGCAAGAGGCGGGTTCCGGCGCCCAGCCTTCACATGAAACAGCCTGCAACTCTAGCGGCTGGGCGCAGCCGGCGGGTTGGCAGGGGGCGCCCCACCCTCTTCCTCGTATTCGTAGTCGTCGTCGCCCGCGTTACCCCGGCCGGGGCGGCCCGCCTCGATCAGCGAGCGGCGCCGCTGCAGATAGGCATCGCGGGTGAAGCTGTACTTGTCCAGCGCCGCGCTTTCCAGCACGTCGCCCACGCGCAGCAGGTTGGACCGGACGTCCACCGCGCGCAGCACGTACAGCGAATTGCGCTCGCCCGCGCCCTCGAACTGGCGCACCAGGTCGCCGCGATAGTCCAGCGGCAGCGCCAGCGTGTCGCGCAGGGTCGAGGGTCCGAGCAGCGGCAGCACCACGTAGGGGCCGGCGGGAACGCCCCAGTGGCCGAGCGTCTTGCCGAAGTCCTCGCGGTGGCGTTCGATGTTGGCATCGCTGGCGATGTCCAGCAGCCCGCCCAGGCCGAACACGGTATTGACCGAGAAGCGCATGGTGTTCTCGGCCGCATCGCCGAACTTCAGCTGCAACAGGCTGTTGACCGCCGACCAGGCGTCGCCCAGGTTGCCGAAGAAGTTGGACACGCCGGTGCGCACCAGCGGCGGCACGTTCTCCCGGTAGAAGGTCGCGGTGGGCTTGAGCACCACCGAGTCCACGCCCTCGTTGAACTTGCTGACCTCGCGGTTGAACGGCTCGAACGGGTCGTGCGGACTGGTGCGGGGGCCCGTCGCGCAGCCCTGCAGCGCCAGCAACGCGGCCAGTACCGCCCCCGCCAGCGCCACCCGGCGCCCTGGCGAAAGCGTCATGCAATTCATTTCTTCGTGCTTCCCCCTGACGGCTGCGCCTCGGCCGCCTTGTTGTACAGGAACTGCCCGATCAGGTTTTCCAGCACCACGGCCGACTGCGTGCTGGAGATGGTATCGCCGGCGGCCCATGTCTTGTCGTCGATGCCGGCCTCGATGCCGATGTACTGCTCACCCAGCAGGCCGCTGGTGAGGATCTTCAGCGAGCTGTCCTTGGGGAAGTGGTAGCGGGTCTCCAGCGCCAGCGTCACCCGCGCCTGGAAGTTCTTGTCGTCGAAGCTAATCGAATCGACCCGGCCCACCACCACGCCCGCGCTCTTGACCGCGGCCTGCGGCTTGAGCCCGCCGATGTTGTCGAACCTGGCGGTCACCGGGTAGGTGGACTGGAAGCTCAGGCTCAGCAGGTTGGCCGACTGCAGGGCCAGGAACAGGATGGCGGCCGCGCCCAGCAGCACGAACAGGCCCACCCAGACGTCGTTCTTGGATTTCTCCATGGTCGTTCCTCAAATACTGAACATCATTGTGGTGAGCACGAAATCCAGGCCCAGCACCGACAGCGAGCCGGCCACCACGGTGCGGGTGGTGGCGCGGGACACCCCCTCGGGCGTGGGGTGCGCCTCGAAGCCCTGCAGCAACGCGATGAAGGTGACCGTGATGCCGAACACGACGCTCTTGAGGACGCCGTTGCCGACGTCGGCCCAGACGTCCACGCCGCCCTGCATCTGGCTCCAGAAGGCGCCCGGGTCGACCCCGATCAGCAGCACGCCGACGACGTAGCCCCCGATGACGCCCACGGCGCTGAACACCGCCGCCAGCAGTGGCATGGCGATGATGCCCCCCAGGAAGCGCGGCGCCAGGATGCGGCGAATCGGGTCCACCGCCATCATCTCCATGGCCGACAACTGCTCGCCGGCCTTCATCAGGCCGATCTCGGCCGTCAGCGAGGTGCCGGCGCGCCCGGCGAACAGCAGCGCGGTGACCACCGGGCCGAGCTCGCGCACCAGCGACAGCGCCACCAGCAGGCCCAGCGCTTCCGAGGAGCCGTAGCGCTGCAGCGTGTAGTAGCCCTGCAGGCCCAGCACGAAGCCGACGAACAGGCCCGATACGGTGATGATGGCCAGCGAGTAGTTGCCCAGGAAGTGCACCTGGTCGCGCACCAGTCCGAAGCGCCGCAGCGCGGGCCCGGACAGGGCGAGCAGGCGCAGGAACAGGCGGGTGCCTTGCCCCAGGTCGGCCAGCAGGCCGCGGGTGGCGCGCCCGACGTCGGCAGGTCGCCACCAGCTCATGACGCGGTTCCTTCGCCGAAATCCTGGGCCACCGTCGGCCCCGGGTAGTGGAAATGCACGGGCCCTTCGGGCCGCGCCTGCACGAACTGCGCCACCAGCGGGTCCTTCGAGGCGCGCACCTCGGCCGGCGTGCCCTGGGCGGCCACGCGGCCGTTGGCCAGGATGATCACCTGGTCGGCGATGCGGAAGGTCTCGTCCAGGTCATGCGACACCACGATGCTGGTGATGCCCAGCGTGTCGTTCAGGCGCCGGATCAACTGCGCCGCCGTGCCCAGCGAGATCGGGTCCAGCCCGGCGAAGGGCTCGTCGTACATCACCAACTCCGGATCGAGCGCGATCGCGCGGGCCAGCGCGATGCGGCGCGCCATGCCGCCCGACAGGTTGGCCGGCATCAGGTCGCGCGCGCCGCGCAGGCCCACGGCATTGAGCTTCATGAGCACGATGTCGCGCACCAGGGACTCGGGCAGGCCGGTGTGCTCGCGCAGCGGAAAGGCGACATTGTCGAACACCGACATGTCGGTGAACAGCGCGCCGAACTGGAACAGCATGCCCATGCGCCGGCGGATCGCGTAGAGGCCGTCGCGGTCCAGGCCGCCGACCTCCTGGCCGTCGAAGCGCAGGCTGCCGGACTGGGCCCGCATCTGGCCGCCGATCAGGCGCAGCACGGTGGTCTTGCCGCCGCCGGACGCCCCCATCATGGCGGTGACCTTGCCGCGCGGGACCGTGAAGCTCAGGCCGTCGAGGATGCGGCGCTCGCCATAGCCGAAGCTGAGCTCGCGGCACTGGACGATGGCGCTGTCATCCGAATCGATCATGAAAATGAAGAAGCCGGGACGCGCCCGGCTGCTGGTGGCGAAGAACCGATGATAGCGGCGCCCCTCCCACGGGCCCGCGGCTTCGGCCGGCGGGCTTCAGCGGGGCAGGTCGGAAAATCCCATCAGGAACTCATCGACCGCGCGTGCCGCCTGCCGGCCCTCGCGGATCGCCCAGACCACCAGCGATTGGCCGCGCCGGATGTCGCCGGCGGCGAACACCCCGGGCACGCTGGTGGCGTAGCCGCCGCTGAAGTCGGTGCTCGCTCGCGCGTTGCCGCGCGCATCCTTGTCCACGCCGAAGGCGTCCAGCACGCTGCCGACCGGGCCGGTGAAGCCCATGGCCAGCAGCACCAGGTCGGCCTTGAGCGTCTGCTCGGTGCCCGGCACCTCGGCCATCTTGCCGTCCTTCCATTCCACCCGGACGGTCTTCAAACCGGTGACCTTGCCCTTCTCGCCGACGAAAGCCTTGGTGGCGATGGCGAACTCGCGCTCGCAGCCCTCCTCGTGGCTGGAACTGGTGCGCAGCTTGTAGGGCCAATAAGGCCAGGTCAACTCCTTGTTCTCGTGCTCGGGCGGCTGCGGCATCAGCTCGAACTGCACCACGCTGGCGGCGCCATGGCGGTTGCTGGTGCCCACGCAGTCGCTGCCGGTGTCGCCGCCGCCGATGACGATCACGTGCTTGCGGTCGGCGCGGATCTGGCCCTTGACCTTGTCGCCGGCGTTGACCTTGTTCTGCTGCGGCAGGAACTCCATGGCGAAGTGGATGCCGTCGAGGTCGCGGCCGGGCACCGGCAGGTCGCGCGACTGCTCGGCGCCGCCGGCCAGCAGCACGGCGTCGAATTCCTGCTGCAACTGCTCGGGCGACACCGTCTGCCTGGCCCAGTTGGTGACCCGGGAGCCCTGCGGCAGCTGACCCACCATCACGCCCGTGCGGAACGTGACCCCTTCGGCCGCCATCTGCTCGACGCGGCGGTCGATGTGGTGCTTCTCCATCTTGAAGTCGGGAATGCCGTAGCGCAGCAGCCCGCCGATGCGGTCGTTCTTCTCGAACAGGGTCACGTCGTGGCCGGCGCGCGCCAGTTGCTGCGCGGCGGCCATGCCGGCCGGGCCGGAGCCAACCACGGCCACCTTCTTGCCGGTCTTCACGCGCGCCACGCGCGGCCGGACCCAGCCGTTGTCCCAGGCGCGGTCGATGATCGCGTGCTCGATCGACTTGATGCCCACCGGCTCGTCGTTCACGTTCAGCGTGCAGGCCGCCTCGCAGGGGGCCGGGCAGATGCGGCCGGTGAACTCGGGGAAGTTGTTGGTGGAGTCCAGCACCGCGAAGGCGCCGGCCCAGTCCTGCCTGTACACCAGGTCGTTGAAGTCCGGAATGATGTTGTTGACCGGACAGCCCGAATTGCAGAACGGCGTGCCGCAGTCCATGCAGCGCGCCCCCTGCACCTTCGCCTGCGCGTCGTCCAGGCCGATGATGAATTCCCGGTGGTGCTTGACGCGCTCGGACACCGGCCGGTAGCCCTCCTCGATGCGCTCGTATTCCATGAAGCCCGTAACTTTTCCCATGGCCGTCCTTCGATTCAGATGTCTTGTTCGCGGGCCACCGCGGAACCGGCTTTGCCGGGCCGCTGGTGGCGCCCCCTCGAGGGGGAGGCGCCGAAGACGCTTCGGAAGTGGTTCATTTCGCCGGCGCCGGCTCGTGGATCGCCACGTGCGCGTTGTTGCCGGTGCTGGCTTCCTCGACCTCGCGTTCGTGCATCTCGGCCAGCGCCCGCTTGTATTCGTTGGGGAACACCTTGACGAACTTCTGCCGCGCGGCCGACCAGTTGTCCAGCAGCTCGCGCGCCCGCTTGCTGCCGGTCCAGCGGTTGTGATCCTCCAGCAGCTTCTTGAGCAAGGCTTCGTCGGTCTGGTCGCGGTGCAGCTTGCCGCGGCCGACGGCCTTCTGCTCCGCGCCGCTGCCCACCGGTTCCAGCGACACCATCGCGGTGTTGCAGCGGCTGGCGAACTGGCCGTCCTCGTCGTAGACGTAGGCGATGCCGCCGGACATGCCGGCCGCGAAATTGCGTCCGGTGCGGCCCAGCACCACGACCGTGCCGCCGGTCATGTACTCGCAGCCATGGTCGCCGGTGCCCTCGACCACCGCGGTCGCGCCCGACAGGCGCACCGCGAAGCGCTCGCCGGCCACCCCGGAGAAGTAGGCCTCGCCGGTGGTGGCGCCGTACAGCGCGGTGTTGCCGATGATGATGTTGCGGGTGGCGTCGCCGCGGAAGTCGATGCTGGGGCGCACCACGATGCGGCCGCCCGACAGGCCCTTGCCGGTGTAGTCGTTGGCGTCGCCGATCAGGTACAGGGTGATGCCGCGCGCCAGGAAGGCGCCGAACGACTGGCCGCCCGTGCCTTCGAGCTGGATGCGGATGGTGTCGTCCGGCAGCCCCTCGGGATGCACCTGGGTCAGCGCACCCGACAGCATGGCGCCGACCGAACGGTTGACGTTGCGCGCCACCTCGATGAACTGCACCTTCTCGCCGCGCTCGAGGGCCGGCTTGCAGCGCTCGATGAGGATGCGGTCCAGGCTCTTGTGCAGGCCATGGTCCTGCTCCTCGACCTGGTAGCGCGCCACTTGCGCCGGCACCTGCGGCTGGGCGAACAGCCGGCTGAAGTCCAGACCGCGCGCCTTCCAGTGCCCGATGCCCTTGCGCATGTCCAGCAGGTCGGCGCGGCCGATCAGTTCGTCGAACTTGCGGATGCCCAGCTGCGCCATGATCTGGCGCACTTCCTCGGCGACGAAGAAGAAGTAGTTGACGACGTGCTCGGGCTTGCCGGCGAACTTCCTGCGCAGCACCGGGTCCTGCGTGGCCACGCCCACCGGGCAGGTGTTCAGGTGGCACTTGCGCATCATGATGCAGCCCTCCACCACCAGTGGCGCAGTGGCGAAGCCGAATTCGTCGGCCCCGAGCAGCGCGCCGATGGCGACGTCGCGGCCGGTCTTCATCTGGCCGTCGGCCTGGACCCGGATGCGGCCCCGCAGCCGGTTGAGCACCAGCGTCTGCTGGGTCTCGGCCAGGCCGATCTCCCAGGGCGAGCCGGCGTGCTTGATCGACGACCACGGCGAGGCGCCGGTGCCGCCGTCGTGGCCGGCGATCACCACGTGGTCGGCCTTGCACTTGGCCACGCCGGCGGCAATCGTGCCGACGCCCACTTCGGACACCAGCTTGACGCTGATGTCGGCGTGCGGCGCCACGTTCTTCAGGTCGTGGATCAGCTGCGCCAAGTCCTCGATCGAATAGATGTCATGGTGCGGCGGCGGCGAGATCAGGCCGACGCCTGGCACCGAGTAGCGCAGCTTGCCGATGTACTTGGAGACCTTGCCGCCCGGCAGCTGGCCGCCCTCGCCCGGCTTGGCGCCCTGCGCCATCTTGATCTGGATCTGGTCGGCCGAGGCCAGGTATTCCGCGGTGACGCCGAAGCGGCCCGAGGCCACCTGCTTGATGCGCGAGCGCAGCGAGTCGCCTTCGGCCAGCGGCAGGTCGATCTCGACCACGTCCGGGCCGACGATCTCGGCCAGCGTCTGGCCCTGCCGGATCGGAATGCCCTTGAGCTCCTGCCGGTAGCGTGCCGGGTCCTCGCCGCCCTCGCCGGTGTTGCTCTTGCCGCCGATGCGGTTCATGGCAATCGCCAGCGTGGCGTGCGCCTCGGTGGAGATCGATCCGAGCGACATGGCGCCGGTGGCGAAGCGCTTGACGATCTCCCGGGCGGGCTCGACCTCGTCGACCGGGATCGCCTTGGCCGGATCGACCTTGAACTCGAACAAGCCGCGCAGCGTCATGTGGCGGCGGCTCTGGTCGTTGACCAGCTGGGCGTATTCCTTGTAGGTGCTCCAGTTGTTGGCGCGTGACGCATGCTGCAGCTTGGCGATGGCGTCGGGGGTCCACATGTGCTCCTCGCCGCGGGTGCGCCAGGCGTACTCGCCGCCGGCGTCCAGCATGTGGGCCAGCACCGGGTCGTCGCCGAAGGCAGCCTTGTGCATCCGGATCGCCTCCTCGGCGATCTCGAACACGCCGATGCCCTCGACCCGGCTGGCGGTGCCGGTGAAGTACTTCTCGACCGTGTCGCCATTCAGGCCGATGGCCTCGAACAGCTGGGCGCCGCAGTAGCTCATGTACGTGCTCACGCCCATCTTGGACATGATCTTGGACAGGCCCTTGCCGATCGCCTTGACGTAGTTGTAGATGGCGCGGTCGGCCGACAGCTCGCCGGGCAGGTCCTTGTGGATGGAAACCAGCGTCTCCATCGCCAGGTACGGGTGCACGGCCTCGGCGCCGTAGCCGGCCAGCACCGCGAAGTGGTGCACCTCGCGGGCAGTGCCGGTCTCCACCACCAGGCCGGCCGTGGTGCGCAGGCCCTCGCGCACCAGGTGCTGGTGGATCGACGACAGCGCCAGCAGCGCCGGGATGGCGACCTGCGCCGGGCCGACGCCGCGGTCGCTGATGATCAGGATGTTCTTGCCGCCGCGGATGGCGTCGACCGCCTCCGCATTGAGCGACGCCAGCTTGGCCTCGACCCCCTCCTTGCCCCAGGCCAGCGGGTAGGTGATGTCCAGGGTGTAGCTGCGGAACTTGCCGTGGGTGCGCGCGTCGATCCCGCGCAGCTTGCCCATGTCCTGGAAGTCCAGGATCGGCTGGCCCACTTCCAGCCGCATCGGCGGGTTGACCTGGTTGATGTCCAGCAGGTTGGGCTTGGGGCCGATGAAGGAGACCAGCGACATCACGATCGCCTCGCGGATCGGGTCGATCGGCGGGTTGGTCACCTGGGCGAACAGCTGCTTGAAGTAGTTGTACAGCGGCTTGTCCTTGCCCGACAGCACGGCCAGCGGGCTGTCGTTGCCCATCGAGCCGATGCCCTCTTCGCCGGCCACGGCCATCGGGGCCATCAGGAACTTGATGTCCTCCTGCGTGTAGCCGAACGCCTGCTGGCGATCCAGCAGGCTGGCCGGCTCGGACACCGGGATGTCGATCGCATTGGGCTCGACGTCGTCGAGCTTGATGCGCAGGTTCTCGATCCACTGCTTGTACGGCTTGCCGTTGGCCAGGCTGGCCTTGAGCTCCTCGTCGTCGATCAGCCGGCCCTGCTCCAGGTCGATCAGGAACATCTTGCCCGGCTGCAGGCGCCACTTGCGCACGATGCGGTTCTCGGGCACGGGCAGCACGCCGGACTCGGAGGCCATGATCACCAGGTCGTCGTCGGTGACGCAGTAGCGCGAAGGGCGCAGGCCGTTGCGGTCGAGCGTGGCGCCGATCTGGCGGCCGTCGGTGAAGACGATCGAGGCCGGGCCGTCCCAGGGCTCCAGCATGGCGGCGTGGTATTCGTAGAAGGCCTTGCGGCGCTCGTCCATCAGCGTGTGCTGCTCCCACGGCTCGGGGATCATCATCATCACCGCCTGGGCCAGCGGGTAGCCGGCCATGGTGAGCAGTTCCAGGCAGTTGTCGAAGGTGGCGGTGTCCGACTGGCTGGGGAAGCTGATCGGATACAGCTTCTTCAGGTCGGCGCCCAGCACCGGCGAGGTCATCACGCCCTCGCGGGCCCGCATCCAGTTGTAGTTGCCCTTGACCGTGTTGATCTCGCCGTTGTGGGCGACGTAGCGGTACGGGTGGGCCAGCGGCCACTCGGGGAAAGTATTGGTGGAAAAGCGCTGGTGCACCAGGGCGAGCGCGGAGACGCAGCGCGCGTCGTTCAGATCCAGGTAGTAGGTGCCCACCTGGCCGGCCAGCAGCAGGCCCTTGTAGACCACCGTGCGGCTGGACATCGACGGGACGTAGTACTCCTTGGAGTGCTTCAGGCGCAGGCTCTGGATGGCGGCGCTGGCGGTCTTGCGGATCACGTACAGCTTGCGCTCCAGCGCGTCCTGCACGATCACGTCCGTGCCGCGGCCGATGAAGACCTGGCGCAGGATCGGCTCCTTCTGCTTGACCGCCGGCGACATCGGCATGTCGCGGTCCACCGGCACGTCGCGCCAGCCCAGCAGGACCTGCCCCTCGGCCTTGATCGCGCGCTCCAGTTCCTGCTCGCAGGCCAGGCGCGAGGCGTGCTCCTTGGGCAGGAAGACCATGCCGACCCCGTATTCGCCGGGCGGCGGCAGCTCCACGCCCTGCTTGGCCATCTCTTCCCGGTACAGCGCGTCCGGCAGCTGGATCAGCACACCGGCGCCGTCGCCCATCAGCTTGTCGGCGCCCACCGCGCCGCGGTGGTCCAGGTTCTCCAGGATCTTCAAGCCCTGGGTGACGATGGCGTGGCTCTTCTCGCCCTTGATGTGGGCCACGAAGCCGACGCCGCAGGCGTCGTGCTCTTGCCCGGCCGCATACAGGCCGTGCTCTTGCAGATGGGAAATCTCGGCCGCCGTCGCCATGGCTCGCCCTCCAGTTCGCTCAGGGTTTGCGAGCATAGTGCGGCGCAGCACCGCCGCCAAGAAAAATAATTGGGGTCAGATACGAATTATTTTTGCGGCTCCGAGGGTGTTGGCTTAATTGGGGACAGATCAGGGAGATTCTTTACACGCCGCGGACGGCCCGCGGCCAGGGGCACAGCGCGGCGTTGGCTACGCCGCTGCAGCTCGGCGAGGTATGTCGCGTCACCTAGTGCCCAGCCACGGTGGGTCGCGTCGGCCAGCGACTGCTGGACATCCCGGTTGAGCCCGGCCGCGATCAGGTCAGCGTAGGCCTGTTCCCGGGCGAACGGTGTGTTGCCGAGCTCCCAGAAGATCGGATGGGGGGTGACCAGCCGGTCGGGCTCGATCCCGGCGTA
The sequence above is a segment of the Ramlibacter tataouinensis genome. Coding sequences within it:
- a CDS encoding glutamate synthase subunit beta, which translates into the protein MGKVTGFMEYERIEEGYRPVSERVKHHREFIIGLDDAQAKVQGARCMDCGTPFCNSGCPVNNIIPDFNDLVYRQDWAGAFAVLDSTNNFPEFTGRICPAPCEAACTLNVNDEPVGIKSIEHAIIDRAWDNGWVRPRVARVKTGKKVAVVGSGPAGMAAAQQLARAGHDVTLFEKNDRIGGLLRYGIPDFKMEKHHIDRRVEQMAAEGVTFRTGVMVGQLPQGSRVTNWARQTVSPEQLQQEFDAVLLAGGAEQSRDLPVPGRDLDGIHFAMEFLPQQNKVNAGDKVKGQIRADRKHVIVIGGGDTGSDCVGTSNRHGAASVVQFELMPQPPEHENKELTWPYWPYKLRTSSSHEEGCEREFAIATKAFVGEKGKVTGLKTVRVEWKDGKMAEVPGTEQTLKADLVLLAMGFTGPVGSVLDAFGVDKDARGNARASTDFSGGYATSVPGVFAAGDIRRGQSLVVWAIREGRQAARAVDEFLMGFSDLPR
- a CDS encoding glutamate synthase-related protein — its product is MATAAEISHLQEHGLYAAGQEHDACGVGFVAHIKGEKSHAIVTQGLKILENLDHRGAVGADKLMGDGAGVLIQLPDALYREEMAKQGVELPPPGEYGVGMVFLPKEHASRLACEQELERAIKAEGQVLLGWRDVPVDRDMPMSPAVKQKEPILRQVFIGRGTDVIVQDALERKLYVIRKTASAAIQSLRLKHSKEYYVPSMSSRTVVYKGLLLAGQVGTYYLDLNDARCVSALALVHQRFSTNTFPEWPLAHPYRYVAHNGEINTVKGNYNWMRAREGVMTSPVLGADLKKLYPISFPSQSDTATFDNCLELLTMAGYPLAQAVMMMIPEPWEQHTLMDERRKAFYEYHAAMLEPWDGPASIVFTDGRQIGATLDRNGLRPSRYCVTDDDLVIMASESGVLPVPENRIVRKWRLQPGKMFLIDLEQGRLIDDEELKASLANGKPYKQWIENLRIKLDDVEPNAIDIPVSEPASLLDRQQAFGYTQEDIKFLMAPMAVAGEEGIGSMGNDSPLAVLSGKDKPLYNYFKQLFAQVTNPPIDPIREAIVMSLVSFIGPKPNLLDINQVNPPMRLEVGQPILDFQDMGKLRGIDARTHGKFRSYTLDITYPLAWGKEGVEAKLASLNAEAVDAIRGGKNILIISDRGVGPAQVAIPALLALSSIHQHLVREGLRTTAGLVVETGTAREVHHFAVLAGYGAEAVHPYLAMETLVSIHKDLPGELSADRAIYNYVKAIGKGLSKIMSKMGVSTYMSYCGAQLFEAIGLNGDTVEKYFTGTASRVEGIGVFEIAEEAIRMHKAAFGDDPVLAHMLDAGGEYAWRTRGEEHMWTPDAIAKLQHASRANNWSTYKEYAQLVNDQSRRHMTLRGLFEFKVDPAKAIPVDEVEPAREIVKRFATGAMSLGSISTEAHATLAIAMNRIGGKSNTGEGGEDPARYRQELKGIPIRQGQTLAEIVGPDVVEIDLPLAEGDSLRSRIKQVASGRFGVTAEYLASADQIQIKMAQGAKPGEGGQLPGGKVSKYIGKLRYSVPGVGLISPPPHHDIYSIEDLAQLIHDLKNVAPHADISVKLVSEVGVGTIAAGVAKCKADHVVIAGHDGGTGASPWSSIKHAGSPWEIGLAETQQTLVLNRLRGRIRVQADGQMKTGRDVAIGALLGADEFGFATAPLVVEGCIMMRKCHLNTCPVGVATQDPVLRRKFAGKPEHVVNYFFFVAEEVRQIMAQLGIRKFDELIGRADLLDMRKGIGHWKARGLDFSRLFAQPQVPAQVARYQVEEQDHGLHKSLDRILIERCKPALERGEKVQFIEVARNVNRSVGAMLSGALTQVHPEGLPDDTIRIQLEGTGGQSFGAFLARGITLYLIGDANDYTGKGLSGGRIVVRPSIDFRGDATRNIIIGNTALYGATTGEAYFSGVAGERFAVRLSGATAVVEGTGDHGCEYMTGGTVVVLGRTGRNFAAGMSGGIAYVYDEDGQFASRCNTAMVSLEPVGSGAEQKAVGRGKLHRDQTDEALLKKLLEDHNRWTGSKRARELLDNWSAARQKFVKVFPNEYKRALAEMHEREVEEASTGNNAHVAIHEPAPAK